In Megalobrama amblycephala isolate DHTTF-2021 linkage group LG10, ASM1881202v1, whole genome shotgun sequence, one DNA window encodes the following:
- the LOC125277477 gene encoding F-box only protein 9 isoform X2: MAESNQNTDGTVEEGEDENTEDSNIQMELSAFRAKWMSELQPSSGGKRSLLKTAELRRKQEIAKEEKARELFLKAVEEEQNGAVYEAIKYYKSAMQLVPDIEFRINYSRTPDPERGGSYLEDNEKDQEIDDLLTYFQQHLMLEDDTMKLCEPETDTSQVHISALPLEVLMYIFRWVVSCDLDLRALEQLSLVCRGFYICARDPEIWRSACLRVWGRSCTKMLPFSSWREMFLERPRVRFDGVYISKTSYSRQGEESLDGFYRAWHQVEFYRYLRFFPDGQAMMLTTPEDPLVIVPKLRNRNSRMDSIMFGHYRLSQDTDNKTKIYVVVSKRKEEKVSEYQRSRFCRRNTVPEAERSFHVGLQLSPRGRQSFSKLVWIHHSCHITYRSTGETVVTAFDVDKMYTPLFFARVKSYTAFSERPL; encoded by the exons ATG GCTGAAAGCAACCAAAATACTGATGGCACTGTTGAAGAAGGGGAAGATGAAAATACAGAGGATTCTAATATTCAA ATGGAGCTCAGTGCTTTTCGGGCCAAGTGGATGTCTGAGCTTCAGCCCAGCTCAGGTGGAAAGAGAAGTCTCCTAAAAACTGCTGAACTGAGGAGGAAACAGGAGATAGCTAAAGAGGAAAAG GCCCGGGAGCTGTTCCTGAAGGCAGTCGAGGAAGAACAGAATGGAGCTGTTTATGAAG CCATCAAGTACTATAAGAGTGCGATGCAGCTGGTCCCAGACATTGAGTTTAGGATCAACTACAGCAGAACTCCTGATCCGGAACGGGGTGGGAGCTA CTTGGAGGACAATGAGAAGGATCAGGAGATAGACGATCTACTGACGTACTTCCAACAGCATCTGATGCTGGAGGACGACACCATGAAGCTGTGTGAGCCTGAGACAGACACATCACAGGTGCACATCTCAG CTCTGCCCCTTGAGGTGCTCATGTATATCTTCCGCTGGGTGGTGTCATGTGACCTGGACCTCCGAGCCTTAGAGCAGCTCTCCCTGGTTTGCAGGGGTTTCTACATCTGTGCAAG GGACCCTGAGATTTGGCGGTCTGCCTGTTTGAGAGTCTGGGGGCGGAGCTGCACCAAAATGCTGCCATTTTCATCCTGGAGAGAGATGTTTTTGGAGAGGCCACGTGTGCGCTTTGATG GCGTTTACATCAGTAAAACATCATACAGCCGTCAGGGGGAGGAGTCTCTTGATGGCTTCTACAGGGCTTGGCACCAGGTGGAGTTCTACAG GTACCTGCGCTTCTTCCCTGATGGTCAGGCCATGATGTTGACCACCCCTGAGGACCCTTTGGTCATTGTCCCAAAGCTGCGCAACAGGAACTCCAG GATGGATTCCATCATGTTTGGCCATTATCGGCTGTCCCAGGACACAGacaataaaaccaaaatttatGTCGTCGTCTCCAAGAGAAAAGAAGAG AAGGTGTCAGAGTACCAGAGGAGCCGGTTCTGCAGGCGGAACACCGTCCCTGAAGCCGAGCGCTCCTTCCATGTAGGACTGCAGTTGTCCCCTAGGGGGCGGCAGAGCTTCAGCAAGCTGGTGTGGATCCACCATTCCTGCCACATCACCTACAG ATCAACTGGAGAGACAGTCGTCACTGCATTCGATGTAGACAAAATGTACACGCCTCTGTTTTTTGCACGAGTGAAGAGCTACACAGCCTTCTCAGAGCGTCCGCTGTAG
- the LOC125277477 gene encoding F-box only protein 9 isoform X1, with protein MAESNQNTDGTVEEGEDENTEDSNIQMELSAFRAKWMSELQPSSGGKRSLLKTAELRRKQEIAKEEKARELFLKAVEEEQNGAVYEAIKYYKSAMQLVPDIEFRINYSRTPDPERGGSYLEDNEKDQEIDDLLTYFQQHLMLEDDTMKLCEPETDTSQVHISALPLEVLMYIFRWVVSCDLDLRALEQLSLVCRGFYICARDPEIWRSACLRVWGRSCTKMLPFSSWREMFLERPRVRFDGVYISKTSYSRQGEESLDGFYRAWHQVEFYRYLRFFPDGQAMMLTTPEDPLVIVPKLRNRNSRMDSIMFGHYRLSQDTDNKTKIYVVVSKRKEEQKVSEYQRSRFCRRNTVPEAERSFHVGLQLSPRGRQSFSKLVWIHHSCHITYRSTGETVVTAFDVDKMYTPLFFARVKSYTAFSERPL; from the exons ATG GCTGAAAGCAACCAAAATACTGATGGCACTGTTGAAGAAGGGGAAGATGAAAATACAGAGGATTCTAATATTCAA ATGGAGCTCAGTGCTTTTCGGGCCAAGTGGATGTCTGAGCTTCAGCCCAGCTCAGGTGGAAAGAGAAGTCTCCTAAAAACTGCTGAACTGAGGAGGAAACAGGAGATAGCTAAAGAGGAAAAG GCCCGGGAGCTGTTCCTGAAGGCAGTCGAGGAAGAACAGAATGGAGCTGTTTATGAAG CCATCAAGTACTATAAGAGTGCGATGCAGCTGGTCCCAGACATTGAGTTTAGGATCAACTACAGCAGAACTCCTGATCCGGAACGGGGTGGGAGCTA CTTGGAGGACAATGAGAAGGATCAGGAGATAGACGATCTACTGACGTACTTCCAACAGCATCTGATGCTGGAGGACGACACCATGAAGCTGTGTGAGCCTGAGACAGACACATCACAGGTGCACATCTCAG CTCTGCCCCTTGAGGTGCTCATGTATATCTTCCGCTGGGTGGTGTCATGTGACCTGGACCTCCGAGCCTTAGAGCAGCTCTCCCTGGTTTGCAGGGGTTTCTACATCTGTGCAAG GGACCCTGAGATTTGGCGGTCTGCCTGTTTGAGAGTCTGGGGGCGGAGCTGCACCAAAATGCTGCCATTTTCATCCTGGAGAGAGATGTTTTTGGAGAGGCCACGTGTGCGCTTTGATG GCGTTTACATCAGTAAAACATCATACAGCCGTCAGGGGGAGGAGTCTCTTGATGGCTTCTACAGGGCTTGGCACCAGGTGGAGTTCTACAG GTACCTGCGCTTCTTCCCTGATGGTCAGGCCATGATGTTGACCACCCCTGAGGACCCTTTGGTCATTGTCCCAAAGCTGCGCAACAGGAACTCCAG GATGGATTCCATCATGTTTGGCCATTATCGGCTGTCCCAGGACACAGacaataaaaccaaaatttatGTCGTCGTCTCCAAGAGAAAAGAAGAG CAGAAGGTGTCAGAGTACCAGAGGAGCCGGTTCTGCAGGCGGAACACCGTCCCTGAAGCCGAGCGCTCCTTCCATGTAGGACTGCAGTTGTCCCCTAGGGGGCGGCAGAGCTTCAGCAAGCTGGTGTGGATCCACCATTCCTGCCACATCACCTACAG ATCAACTGGAGAGACAGTCGTCACTGCATTCGATGTAGACAAAATGTACACGCCTCTGTTTTTTGCACGAGTGAAGAGCTACACAGCCTTCTCAGAGCGTCCGCTGTAG
- the LOC125277655 gene encoding heat shock protein 30-like → MLIPHGFQPSFRSLMGTEWPVQSSLCPEITALHRHAEVLQEERSSLEKLQQQIFEEIYPVSCAVERDGSRFALTLDTRDFSPEELSVRQVGRKLQVCGKTQKKQEDPGKGSCSCRIQEFRREFDLPEGVNPEGLSCSMADDGKLYIQAPVNQRSEDAERKISTDCEDEDSRDTT, encoded by the coding sequence ATGTTGATCCCGCATGGATTCCAGCCTTCCTTCAGATCACTGATGGGAACCGAGTGGCCAGTGCAGAGCAGTCTCTGTCCGGAGATCACAGCTCTTCACAGACACGCAGAAGTGCTGCAGGAGGAGAGGAGCAGCCTGGAGAAACTGCAGCAGCAGATCTTTGAGGAGATCTATCCAGTCTCCTGCGCAGTGGAGAGAGACGGAAGCCGCTTTGCTTTGACGCTGGACACTCGCGACTTTTCCCCGGAGGAGCTGTCGGTCAGGCAGGTGGGCAGGAAGCTGCAGGTCTGCGGAAAGACCCAGAAGAAGCAGGAGGATCCTGGGAAAGGCTCGTGCTCGTGCAGAATCCAGGAGTTCAGACGGGAGTTTGACCTGCCTGAAGGAGTGAATCCTGAGGGATTGTCCTGCTCCATGGCTGATGATGGGAAGCTCTACATACAGGCGCCAGTGAATCAGAGATCTGAAGACGCTGAGAGGAAGATTTCCACTGACTGTGAAGATGAAGACAGTCGAGACACAACATGA